A window of Cryptosporidium parvum Iowa II chromosome 1, whole genome shotgun sequence contains these coding sequences:
- a CDS encoding phosphatidylinositol-glycan-class c, pigC, 8x transmembrane domains, with amino-acid sequence MVHKVLYREFQEGSPNDISIDDNDNYEEYLKYNVTHITSIQHNYYDILIRLIGVLQVLGLLIQTILIWYNLYIGFLSFEFLALLDLSLLSIMYIFISPNVNLLVIFGFLWLVSPILITLTASFSDDTIIALCTIAFLLYLLSHDYTIIYKDLKEIEHQNTDVVALNLSMLGSILLASRLENNIQVYFFLCFSIHILYFSRMVRHNLWNNLPKVYLYVLTPITSITPIWFLYYPLNIVYTIICAVIISGTILYVYCGSNYKNVIFGPWDVATINE; translated from the coding sequence atggTTCATAAAGTTTTATATAGAGAGTTCCAAGAAGGTTCTCCAAATGACATTTCAATTGACgataatgataattatgaagaatatttaaaatataatgtAACGCACATTACAAGTATTCAACATAATTATTATGATATACTAATTAGATTAATTGGTGTACTTCAAGTGCTTGGACTACTTATTCAAACTATATTAATTTGGTATAATCTTTATATTGGATTTTTAAGCTTTGAATTTCTGGCTTTACTTGATCTTTCACTATTATCAATTATGTATATCTTTATCTCCCCTAACGTTAATTTACTTGTAATTTTTGGATTCTTATGGTTGGTCTCACCTATATTAATCACATTAACAGCTTCTTTCAGTGACGATACAATTATTGCGCTTTGTACTATAGCTTTTTTACTTTACCTTTTATCACATGATTATACAATTATTTACAAGGACCTGAAAGAAATTGAACATCAAAATACTGATGTTGTTGCattaaatctttcaatGCTTGGATCCATATTACTTGCATCTAgacttgaaaataatatacaaGTTTACTTTTTTCTATGCTTCAGTATAcatattttatattttagcAGAATGGTAAGACATAATTTATGGAATAATTTACCAAAGGTTTATCTTTATGTACTAACGCCAATTACATCTATTACCCCAATTTGGTTTTTATATTATCCACTTAATATTGTTTACACCATTATTTGTGCTGTAATTATTTCCGGAACTATATTATATGTTTATTGTGGttcaaattataaaaatgtCATATTTGGTCCCTGGGATGTTGCAACAATTAATGAATAG
- a CDS encoding hypothetical protein (similar to domain KOG2265, KIAA1068 protein and nuclear distribution protein NUDC), translating into MSELDLGKCGDGYKWTQTEEEIYCEIKIYELMQKFGINMDLNKEARLIKNSLKIVIDMKSIKIFLKGICVFTKELSSNIDSETATWYLEECKDNESNNKGLILVILLEKKKKCWWDSCFLGESKLDLSQVQGRKNFRDCDERTKSEIIKLINNNNNNNNNNNNNNNNFDIHQVLKESWNKENSPFQGIEYDPKLVQKLMIGPNINQNIEKK; encoded by the coding sequence ATGTCAGAATTAGATTTGGGAAAATGTGGAGATGGCTATAAATGGACCCAAACAGAGGAAGAAATATACTGTGAGattaaaatatatgaattaatgcaaaaatttggaattaatatggatttaaataaagaagcAAGATTAATTAAGAATTCTTTAAAGATTGTAATAGATATgaaaagtattaaaattttcttgAAAGGAATATGTGTGTTTACGAAAGAGTTGAGTTCTAATATTGATTCAGAAACTGCGACTTGGTATTTAGAAGAATGTAAAGAtaatgaatcaaataataaaggatTAATTTTAGTGATTTTgttagaaaagaagaaaaaatgttGGTGGGATTCTTGTTTTTTGGGGGAATCAAAATTGGATTTATCTCAAGTTCAAGGAAGAAAGAATTTCAGAGATTGTGATGAACGAACAAAatctgaaataattaaattaataaataacaataataacaataataataataataataataataataataattttgatattcatcaagttttaaaagaatcatggaataaagaaaattctcCATTTCAAGGAATTGAATACGATCCAAAGTTGGTACAGAAATTGATGATAGGTCCtaatataaatcaaaatatagagaaaaaatga